One genomic segment of Mastomys coucha isolate ucsf_1 unplaced genomic scaffold, UCSF_Mcou_1 pScaffold22, whole genome shotgun sequence includes these proteins:
- the Ambn gene encoding ameloblastin isoform X2 → MSASKIPLFKMKGLLLFLSLVKMSLAVPAFPQQPGAQGMAPPGMASLSLETMRQLGSLQGLNALSQYSRLGFGKALNSLWLHGLLPPHNSFPWIGPREHETQQPSLQPHQPGLKPFLQPTAATGVQVTPQKPGPQPPMHPGQLPLQEAELTAPDEPQVAPSENPPTPEVPIMDFADPQFPTVFQIARSISRGPMAHNKASAFYPGMFYMSYGANQLNAPARIGFMSSEEMPGERGSPMAYGTLFPGFGGFRQTLRGLNQNSPKGGDFTVEVDSPVSVTKGPEKGEGPEGSPLQEANPGKRENPALLSQMAPGAHAGLLAFPNDHIPSMARGPAGQRLLGVTPAAADPLITPELAEVYETYGADVTTPLGDGEATMDITMSPDTQQPLMPGNKMHQPQVHNAWRFQEP, encoded by the exons ATGTCAGCATCGAAG ATTCCACTTTTCAAAATGAAGGGcctgctcctgttcctgtccCTAGTGAAAATGAGCCTCGCCGTGCCG GCATTTCCTCAACAACCTGGGGCTCAAGGCATGGCACCTCCTGGCATGGCTAGTTTGAGCCTTGAG ACAATGAGACAGTTGGGAAGCTTGCAGGGACTCAACGCACTTTCTCAG TATTCTAGACTTGGCTTTGGAAAAGCACTTAATAGTTTATGGTTGCATGGACTCCTCCCACCGCATAACTCTTTCCCATGGATAGGACCAAGGGAACATGAAACCCAGCAG CCATCCTTGCAGCCTCACCAGCCAGGACTGAAACCCTTCCTCCAGCCCACTGCTGCAACCGGTGTCCAGGTCACACCCCAGAAGCCagggcctcagcctcccatgcaCCCTGGACAGCTGCCCTTGCAGGAAGCAGAGCTGACAGCACCAGATGAGCCGCAGGTGGCGCCATCGGAGAACCCACCGACACCTGAG GTACCAATAATGGATTTTGCTGATCCACAATTTCCAACA GTGTTCCAGATCGCCCGTTCGATATCTCGGGGACCAATGGCACACAACAAAGCCTCCGCT TTTTACCCAGGAATGTTTTACATGTCTTATGGAGCAAACCAATTG AATGCTCCTGCCAGAATTGGCTTCATGAGTTCAGAAGAAATGCCT ggagaaagaggaagtccCATGGCCTATGGAACTCTGTTCCCAGGATTTGGAGGCTTCAGGCAAACCCTTAGGGGATTGAATCAGAATTCACCCAAGGGAGGAGACTTTACTGTGGAAGTAGATTCTCCAGTGTCTGTAACCAAAGGCCCTGAAAAAGGAGAGGGTCCAGAAGGCTCCCCACTGCAAGAGGCCAACCCAGGCAAGCGGGAAAACCCCGCTCTCCTTTCACAAATGGCACCTGGGGCCCATGCAGGACTTCTTGCTTTCCCCAATGACCACATCCCCAGCATGGCAAGGGGTCCTGCAGGGCAAAGGCTCCTTGGAGTCACCCCTGCAGCTGCAGACCCACTGATCACCCCTGAATTAGCAGAAGTTTATGAAACCTATGGTGCTGATGTTACCACACCCCTGGGTGATGGAGAAGCAACCATGGATATCACCATGTCCCCAGACACTCAGCAGCCACTGATGCCTGGAAACAAGATGCACCAGCCCCAGGTGCACAACGCATGGCGTTTCCAAGAGCCCTGA
- the Ambn gene encoding ameloblastin isoform X1 — MSASKIPLFKMKGLLLFLSLVKMSLAVPAFPQQPGAQGMAPPGMASLSLETMRQLGSLQGLNALSQYSRLGFGKALNSLWLHGLLPPHNSFPWIGPREHETQQYEYSLPVHPPPLPSQPSLQPHQPGLKPFLQPTAATGVQVTPQKPGPQPPMHPGQLPLQEAELTAPDEPQVAPSENPPTPEVPIMDFADPQFPTVFQIARSISRGPMAHNKASAFYPGMFYMSYGANQLNAPARIGFMSSEEMPGERGSPMAYGTLFPGFGGFRQTLRGLNQNSPKGGDFTVEVDSPVSVTKGPEKGEGPEGSPLQEANPGKRENPALLSQMAPGAHAGLLAFPNDHIPSMARGPAGQRLLGVTPAAADPLITPELAEVYETYGADVTTPLGDGEATMDITMSPDTQQPLMPGNKMHQPQVHNAWRFQEP; from the exons ATGTCAGCATCGAAG ATTCCACTTTTCAAAATGAAGGGcctgctcctgttcctgtccCTAGTGAAAATGAGCCTCGCCGTGCCG GCATTTCCTCAACAACCTGGGGCTCAAGGCATGGCACCTCCTGGCATGGCTAGTTTGAGCCTTGAG ACAATGAGACAGTTGGGAAGCTTGCAGGGACTCAACGCACTTTCTCAG TATTCTAGACTTGGCTTTGGAAAAGCACTTAATAGTTTATGGTTGCATGGACTCCTCCCACCGCATAACTCTTTCCCATGGATAGGACCAAGGGAACATGAAACCCAGCAG TATGAATATTCTTTGCCTGTGCATCCCCCACCTCTCCCATCACAGCCATCCTTGCAGCCTCACCAGCCAGGACTGAAACCCTTCCTCCAGCCCACTGCTGCAACCGGTGTCCAGGTCACACCCCAGAAGCCagggcctcagcctcccatgcaCCCTGGACAGCTGCCCTTGCAGGAAGCAGAGCTGACAGCACCAGATGAGCCGCAGGTGGCGCCATCGGAGAACCCACCGACACCTGAG GTACCAATAATGGATTTTGCTGATCCACAATTTCCAACA GTGTTCCAGATCGCCCGTTCGATATCTCGGGGACCAATGGCACACAACAAAGCCTCCGCT TTTTACCCAGGAATGTTTTACATGTCTTATGGAGCAAACCAATTG AATGCTCCTGCCAGAATTGGCTTCATGAGTTCAGAAGAAATGCCT ggagaaagaggaagtccCATGGCCTATGGAACTCTGTTCCCAGGATTTGGAGGCTTCAGGCAAACCCTTAGGGGATTGAATCAGAATTCACCCAAGGGAGGAGACTTTACTGTGGAAGTAGATTCTCCAGTGTCTGTAACCAAAGGCCCTGAAAAAGGAGAGGGTCCAGAAGGCTCCCCACTGCAAGAGGCCAACCCAGGCAAGCGGGAAAACCCCGCTCTCCTTTCACAAATGGCACCTGGGGCCCATGCAGGACTTCTTGCTTTCCCCAATGACCACATCCCCAGCATGGCAAGGGGTCCTGCAGGGCAAAGGCTCCTTGGAGTCACCCCTGCAGCTGCAGACCCACTGATCACCCCTGAATTAGCAGAAGTTTATGAAACCTATGGTGCTGATGTTACCACACCCCTGGGTGATGGAGAAGCAACCATGGATATCACCATGTCCCCAGACACTCAGCAGCCACTGATGCCTGGAAACAAGATGCACCAGCCCCAGGTGCACAACGCATGGCGTTTCCAAGAGCCCTGA